The following are encoded together in the Bradyrhizobium sp. CCGUVB1N3 genome:
- a CDS encoding LysR substrate-binding domain-containing protein, with amino-acid sequence MFDLNQLRCFVTVAEELHFGRAAARLNMTQPPLSRQIQVLEHIIDAPLLERTSRSVRLTPAGRSFLPEARRILKLAESASQVARRIALGKTGSLKIGFTAAAAYGFLPELVAASRAKLPEVDFSLKEMVSGDQFEALASGQIDAGLLRPPIARPELASRRVVAEPLLAAIPRKHPLANAESVTIKDFDDQPFVMYSPYESRYFHDLLVALFTRADVLPRYVQHLSQIHSILAMVRAGLGLAIVPAAAASLKISDVRLRPLKLRTRVPVELFMVWRRDDENPLLSALVKIAGELAAAETMED; translated from the coding sequence ATGTTCGACCTCAACCAGCTCCGCTGCTTCGTCACCGTGGCGGAGGAACTGCATTTCGGCCGCGCCGCCGCGCGGCTCAACATGACCCAGCCGCCGCTGTCCCGGCAGATCCAGGTGCTGGAGCACATCATCGACGCGCCGCTCCTGGAGCGCACCAGCCGCTCGGTGCGCCTGACCCCGGCCGGGCGCAGCTTCCTGCCGGAGGCGCGGCGCATCCTGAAGCTCGCGGAAAGCGCCTCGCAGGTCGCCCGCCGCATTGCACTCGGCAAGACCGGCTCGCTGAAGATCGGCTTTACCGCGGCCGCCGCCTACGGCTTCCTGCCCGAGCTCGTCGCCGCCAGCCGCGCCAAACTCCCGGAGGTCGACTTCTCGCTGAAGGAGATGGTCTCCGGCGACCAGTTCGAGGCGCTCGCTTCGGGCCAGATCGATGCCGGCCTGCTGCGGCCGCCGATCGCGCGGCCGGAGCTTGCCAGCCGTCGCGTCGTCGCCGAGCCCCTGCTCGCCGCGATCCCCAGGAAGCATCCGCTGGCGAACGCGGAGTCCGTGACCATCAAGGATTTCGACGACCAGCCCTTCGTGATGTATTCGCCTTATGAGAGCCGCTATTTCCACGATCTCCTGGTCGCGCTCTTCACCCGCGCCGACGTGCTGCCGCGCTATGTCCAGCATTTGAGCCAGATCCACTCGATCCTCGCCATGGTGCGCGCCGGCCTCGGGCTTGCCATCGTGCCGGCGGCGGCCGCGAGCCTGAAAATCTCCGACGTCCGCCTGCGGCCGCTCAAGCTGCGCACGCGCGTTCCGGTCGAGCTCTTCATGGTCTGGCGGCGCGATGACGAGAACCCGCTACTCTCGGCACTGGTGAAAATCGCGGGCGAATTGGCCGCTGCGGAGACCATGGAAGATTGA
- a CDS encoding aldehyde dehydrogenase family protein, translating into MTAILKNFIGGEWVDGSGITKNINPSNTNDVVGEYAKADKAQTEKAIAAAKAAFPAWARSTPQERFDALTKISTEILARKEELGRLLAREEGKTLPEGIGEVARAGQIFAFFAGEALRLIGEKGASVRPGLEVEITREPVGVIGIITPWNFPIAIPAWKIAPALCYGNTVVFKPAELVPGSGHALSEIITRSGIPAGVFNLVVGSGSVVGQTLLDHPDVAAISFTGSVQTGRKIAQACVLSNPMKKFQLEMGGKNPLVVLDDADLKTAVEVAVNGAYFSTGQRCTASSRLIVTEGIHDRFVAAMAERLKGLSVDDALKAGVHIGPVVDQSQLDQDLRYIKIGQDEGAKLAWGGELLKRETPGHYLQPALFTEANNNMRIAREEIFGPVAAVIRAKNYEEALAISNDTEFGLASGICTSSLKYATHYKRNSESGMVMVNLPTAGVDYHVPFGGRKGSSYGAREQGSYAREFYTTVKTGYTFPG; encoded by the coding sequence ATGACTGCGATCCTGAAGAATTTCATTGGCGGTGAATGGGTCGATGGCTCCGGCATCACCAAGAACATCAACCCCTCCAACACCAACGACGTTGTCGGCGAATATGCCAAGGCCGACAAGGCACAGACCGAGAAGGCCATCGCGGCTGCCAAGGCCGCCTTCCCGGCCTGGGCGCGCTCGACGCCGCAGGAGCGCTTTGACGCGCTGACCAAGATCTCAACCGAAATCCTCGCCCGCAAGGAAGAGCTCGGCCGCCTGCTCGCCCGCGAGGAGGGCAAGACCCTGCCCGAAGGCATTGGCGAGGTCGCCCGCGCCGGCCAGATCTTCGCGTTCTTCGCCGGCGAGGCACTGCGCCTGATCGGCGAGAAAGGCGCTTCCGTCCGTCCCGGCCTCGAGGTCGAGATCACCCGCGAGCCGGTCGGCGTCATCGGCATCATCACGCCCTGGAACTTCCCGATCGCGATCCCCGCCTGGAAGATCGCGCCCGCGCTCTGCTACGGCAACACGGTGGTGTTCAAGCCGGCCGAGCTCGTGCCGGGCTCAGGCCATGCGTTGTCCGAGATCATCACCCGCTCCGGCATTCCGGCCGGCGTGTTCAACCTCGTCGTCGGCTCCGGCTCCGTGGTCGGCCAGACCCTGCTCGATCACCCCGACGTCGCCGCGATTTCCTTCACCGGCTCGGTCCAAACGGGGCGCAAGATCGCGCAGGCCTGCGTGCTCTCGAACCCCATGAAGAAATTCCAGCTCGAGATGGGCGGCAAGAATCCGCTGGTCGTGCTGGATGATGCGGACCTCAAGACCGCCGTCGAGGTCGCCGTCAACGGCGCCTATTTCTCGACCGGCCAGCGTTGCACGGCGTCCTCGCGCCTGATCGTCACCGAAGGCATCCACGACCGCTTCGTCGCGGCGATGGCCGAGCGCCTGAAGGGCCTGTCGGTGGACGACGCGCTCAAGGCCGGCGTGCATATCGGCCCGGTGGTCGACCAGAGCCAGCTCGACCAGGACCTGCGCTATATCAAGATCGGCCAGGACGAGGGCGCCAAGCTCGCCTGGGGCGGCGAGCTGCTCAAGCGCGAGACCCCGGGCCACTACCTCCAGCCGGCGCTGTTCACGGAAGCCAACAACAACATGCGCATCGCGCGTGAGGAAATCTTCGGCCCCGTGGCCGCAGTCATCCGCGCCAAGAACTACGAGGAGGCACTGGCGATCTCCAACGACACCGAGTTCGGCCTCGCCTCCGGCATCTGCACCTCCAGCCTGAAATACGCCACGCATTACAAGCGCAACAGCGAGTCCGGCATGGTGATGGTCAATCTGCCGACCGCTGGCGTCGACTATCACGTGCCGTTCGGCGGCCGGAAGGGCTCGAGCTACGGCGCCCGCGAGCAGGGCTCGTATGCCCGCGAGTTCTACACCACGGTGAAGACCGGCTACACGTTCCCTGGCTGA
- the garD gene encoding galactarate dehydratase, which yields MDQSVAAKEQPRYIKLNERDNVAIVVNDFGLPAGSRFACGLTLRAFVPQGHKTALVDIAQDAPIIRYGEVIGYALSPILAGEWVDEARIRMPEAPALDRLEISTAVPAPLPPLEGHTFEGYRNPDGSVGTKNILGISSSVQCVKGTMEYAVKRIRAELLPKYPNVDDVVPLTHAYGCGVAITAPDAVVPIRTLQNLALNPNFGGEILVVGLGCEKLAPERLVPEGVNDAIVRMQDEAFDGFGAIIDAIMTQAEARLKILNTRKRETCPASDLVIGLQCGGSDAFSGVTANPAVGYAADLLVRAGATVMFSEVTEVRDAIQLLTRRAINEDVGRALVREMAWYDSYLARGGADRSANTTPGNKKGGLANIVEKSLGSIVKSGSSAITGVLSPGEKATQKGMLFAATPASDFICGTLQLASGMTLQVFTTGRGTPYGLAAAPVIKVATRSELARRWKDLIDFDAGRIATGEKTIEETGWDLFRLILDVASGRTKPWSDRWGIHNDLTLFNPAPVT from the coding sequence ATGGACCAGTCAGTCGCAGCGAAAGAGCAGCCCCGCTATATCAAGCTCAACGAGCGCGACAATGTCGCGATCGTGGTCAATGATTTCGGGCTCCCTGCCGGCTCCCGCTTTGCCTGCGGGCTCACGCTGCGCGCCTTCGTGCCGCAAGGCCACAAGACGGCGCTGGTCGATATCGCGCAAGACGCACCGATCATCCGCTATGGCGAGGTGATCGGCTACGCGCTCTCGCCGATCCTTGCCGGCGAATGGGTCGACGAGGCGCGCATCCGCATGCCGGAGGCCCCTGCCCTCGACAGGCTGGAAATCTCGACCGCCGTCCCCGCCCCGCTGCCGCCGCTCGAAGGCCACACATTCGAGGGCTACCGCAATCCGGACGGCTCGGTCGGCACCAAGAACATCCTCGGCATCTCCTCCTCCGTGCAATGCGTCAAGGGCACGATGGAATATGCGGTGAAGCGCATCCGCGCCGAGCTGTTGCCGAAATATCCGAACGTCGACGACGTCGTTCCCCTCACCCACGCCTATGGCTGCGGCGTCGCGATCACCGCGCCCGACGCTGTCGTGCCGATCCGCACGCTGCAAAACCTCGCGCTCAACCCGAATTTCGGCGGCGAGATTCTCGTCGTTGGCCTCGGCTGCGAGAAGCTCGCCCCCGAGCGGCTCGTGCCCGAGGGCGTGAATGACGCCATCGTCCGTATGCAGGACGAAGCCTTCGACGGCTTTGGTGCGATCATCGATGCGATCATGACCCAGGCCGAGGCGCGCCTGAAAATCCTCAACACGCGCAAGCGCGAGACCTGCCCCGCCTCCGATCTCGTCATCGGCCTGCAATGCGGCGGCAGCGATGCCTTCTCCGGCGTCACGGCAAATCCCGCCGTCGGCTACGCCGCGGATCTGTTGGTGCGCGCCGGCGCCACCGTGATGTTCTCGGAAGTCACCGAAGTGCGCGACGCCATCCAGCTCCTCACGCGTCGCGCGATCAACGAGGATGTTGGCCGCGCGCTGGTGCGCGAGATGGCCTGGTACGACTCGTATCTGGCCCGCGGCGGCGCCGACCGCAGCGCCAATACCACGCCCGGCAACAAGAAGGGCGGGCTTGCCAATATCGTCGAGAAGTCGCTCGGCTCGATCGTCAAGTCCGGCTCGAGCGCGATCACCGGCGTGCTCTCGCCCGGCGAAAAGGCGACGCAGAAGGGCATGCTGTTTGCGGCGACCCCTGCGTCCGATTTCATCTGCGGCACGCTCCAGCTCGCCTCCGGCATGACGCTGCAGGTGTTCACCACCGGCCGCGGCACGCCTTACGGCCTCGCCGCAGCCCCCGTGATCAAGGTCGCGACGCGCTCCGAACTTGCGCGGCGCTGGAAGGATCTGATCGATTTCGATGCAGGCCGCATCGCCACCGGCGAGAAGACCATCGAGGAAACCGGCTGGGACCTGTTCCGCCTGATCCTCGACGTCGCCAGCGGCCGCACCAAGCCGTGGTCGGATCGCTGGGGCATCCACAACGACCTGACACTGTTCAATCCGGCACCGGTGACGTGA
- the kdgD gene encoding 5-dehydro-4-deoxyglucarate dehydratase, translating into MSKMTPQEMAQKIGSGLLSFPVTPFKADHSFDEATYRANMDWLCGYDVAGLFAAGGTGEFFSLTPTEVPQVVKVAVDETKGRVPVLAGTGYGTATAREIAIGAEKAGADGLLLLPPYLTHSEQEGLAAHVEAVCAAVKIGVIVYNRDNAILQPDTLARLAERCPNLVGYKDGIGDIELMTRVYTKLGDRLTYIGGLPTAETFALPYLDMGVTTYSSAVFNFVPEFATKFYAAVRNRDHETIHSGLKNFILPLIAIRNRKKGYAVSIIKAGMKVIGRDSGPVRPPLTDLTEQEIAELTALVQNLPAAQSTQQAAE; encoded by the coding sequence ATGAGCAAGATGACCCCGCAGGAGATGGCCCAGAAGATCGGTTCCGGCCTCCTGTCCTTCCCCGTCACGCCGTTCAAGGCGGACCACTCCTTCGACGAGGCAACCTACCGCGCCAACATGGACTGGCTGTGCGGCTATGACGTCGCGGGCCTGTTCGCCGCAGGCGGCACCGGCGAGTTCTTCTCGCTGACGCCGACTGAGGTTCCGCAAGTGGTCAAGGTCGCCGTCGACGAGACCAAGGGCCGCGTCCCCGTGCTCGCCGGCACCGGCTACGGCACCGCGACCGCGCGCGAGATCGCGATCGGCGCTGAAAAGGCCGGCGCCGACGGCCTGCTCTTGCTGCCGCCCTACCTCACCCATTCCGAGCAGGAGGGCCTCGCCGCCCACGTCGAGGCGGTCTGCGCCGCCGTGAAGATCGGCGTCATCGTCTACAACCGCGACAACGCCATCCTCCAGCCCGACACGCTCGCGCGCCTCGCCGAGCGCTGCCCGAACCTCGTCGGCTACAAGGACGGCATCGGCGACATCGAGCTGATGACCCGCGTCTACACCAAGCTCGGCGATCGCTTGACCTATATCGGCGGCCTGCCGACGGCCGAGACCTTTGCCCTGCCATATCTCGACATGGGCGTGACGACCTACTCCTCGGCCGTGTTCAACTTCGTGCCGGAGTTTGCCACCAAATTCTACGCCGCCGTGCGCAACCGCGATCATGAGACCATCCACTCCGGCCTGAAGAACTTCATCCTGCCGCTGATTGCGATCCGCAACCGCAAGAAGGGCTATGCGGTCTCGATCATCAAGGCCGGCATGAAAGTTATCGGCCGCGACTCCGGCCCGGTCCGACCGCCGCTCACCGACCTCACCGAGCAGGAGATTGCGGAACTCACTGCGCTCGTGCAAAACCTGCCCGCCGCGCAATCGACGCAACAGGCGGCAGAATAA
- the gudD gene encoding glucarate dehydratase, with protein MVEVSSAPVAGAPIVASMQVIPVAGRDSMLLNLSGAHAPFFTRNIVILTDNSGHTGVGEVPGGEKIRKTLEDARDLVIGKTVGALNNILADIRTAFADRDAGGRGKQTFDLRVMIHAVTAVESALLDLLGQHLGLPVAALLGEGQQRKSVETLGYLFFVGDIRKTSLAYVEGETGKPDWFNLRHQEAMTPETVVRLAEATHDHYGFADFKLKGGVLRGEQEIEAVTAIAKRFPNARVTLDPNGAWSLDEAIRLCKNMHGILAYAEDPCGAEAGFSGREIMAEFRRATGLPTATNMIATDWRQLSHALRLGAVDIPLADPHFWTMQGSVRVAQTCRDNGLTWGSHSNNHFDISLAMFTHVGAAAPGKVTAIDTHWIWQDGQALTKEPLQIKGGKIAIPDKPGLGIEIDRAAIEAAHGLYKQHGLGARDDAIAMQYLIPGWTFDDKRPCLVR; from the coding sequence ATGGTCGAAGTCTCCAGCGCGCCAGTCGCTGGCGCACCAATCGTCGCGTCGATGCAGGTGATCCCGGTCGCCGGCCGCGACAGCATGCTCCTCAATTTGAGCGGCGCGCATGCGCCGTTCTTCACCCGCAACATCGTCATCCTCACCGACAACTCCGGTCATACCGGCGTCGGCGAGGTGCCGGGCGGCGAGAAAATCCGCAAGACGCTGGAAGACGCCCGCGATCTCGTGATCGGCAAGACCGTCGGCGCGCTGAACAACATCCTCGCCGACATCCGCACCGCCTTTGCCGACCGCGACGCCGGCGGCCGCGGCAAGCAGACCTTTGACCTGCGCGTGATGATCCACGCCGTGACCGCAGTGGAATCCGCGCTGCTCGACCTGCTCGGCCAGCATCTGGGCCTGCCCGTCGCGGCCCTGCTCGGCGAAGGCCAGCAGCGCAAGAGCGTCGAGACGCTCGGCTATCTCTTCTTCGTCGGCGACATCCGCAAGACGAGTCTCGCCTATGTCGAAGGCGAGACCGGCAAGCCGGATTGGTTCAACCTGCGCCATCAGGAAGCGATGACGCCCGAGACCGTCGTGCGGCTCGCGGAAGCGACCCACGATCACTATGGCTTTGCCGATTTCAAGCTGAAGGGCGGCGTCTTGCGCGGCGAGCAGGAGATCGAGGCGGTCACCGCAATCGCCAAGCGTTTTCCCAATGCGCGCGTGACGCTCGACCCGAACGGCGCCTGGTCGCTCGATGAGGCGATCCGGCTCTGCAAAAACATGCACGGCATCCTCGCCTACGCCGAGGATCCCTGCGGCGCCGAAGCCGGCTTCTCCGGCCGCGAGATCATGGCCGAGTTCCGCCGCGCCACCGGGCTGCCGACCGCGACCAACATGATCGCGACCGACTGGCGCCAGCTCTCCCATGCGCTGCGTCTCGGTGCGGTTGATATTCCGCTCGCCGACCCCCATTTCTGGACCATGCAAGGCTCGGTGCGCGTCGCCCAGACCTGCCGCGACAACGGGCTGACCTGGGGCTCGCACTCCAACAACCATTTTGACATCTCGCTCGCCATGTTCACCCATGTCGGCGCCGCCGCCCCCGGCAAGGTCACTGCCATCGACACCCACTGGATCTGGCAGGACGGCCAGGCGCTCACCAAGGAGCCGCTCCAGATCAAGGGCGGCAAGATCGCCATCCCCGACAAACCGGGCCTGGGCATCGAAATCGACCGGGCAGCCATCGAGGCCGCGCATGGCCTCTACAAGCAGCATGGACTTGGTGCCCGGGATGACGCTATTGCCATGCAGTACCTGATCCCCGGCTGGACCTTCGACGACAAGCGTCCTTGCCTCGTGCGCTAA
- a CDS encoding mandelate racemase/muconate lactonizing enzyme family protein → MSRITNLRTIRIDERPNLIWVEVETDEGFTGLGESFRGAQAVEAAVHELAAPLVLGQDARRIEAISRQLLTPYLGFHSVSAEVRAASAIDIALWDIKGQRHGIPVHEALGGASRTEIRAYNTCAGYAYNTKSAKRREIGTEDTALGPYDDQIAFMRDAGALAESLVSEGYGAMKIWPFDPFAANGGHSITLTDLKSGLEPFRKIRAAVGDRIDIMCELHSLWGMHAAERICRALEDVGVFWVEDPLNKMDDAQALADLRRRVKTPICGSETLAGAASFRNLLAADALDVVMLDIAWCGGLSEARKIAALAEAYNKPVAPHDCTGPVALMAGLHLALHAPTAIFQEVVRATLSTWYRDLVTELPVVNNGMVSAPRAPGLGLALNPDLRGRPDATVRESKLGA, encoded by the coding sequence ATGTCCCGCATCACCAACCTCCGAACCATTCGCATTGACGAGCGGCCGAATCTGATCTGGGTCGAGGTCGAGACCGACGAAGGGTTCACAGGTCTCGGCGAGAGCTTTCGCGGCGCGCAGGCCGTCGAGGCCGCGGTACATGAGCTTGCGGCGCCTCTCGTGCTCGGCCAGGACGCCCGCCGCATCGAGGCCATCTCGCGCCAGTTGCTGACGCCCTATCTCGGCTTCCACAGCGTCAGTGCCGAGGTGCGCGCGGCAAGCGCGATCGACATCGCATTGTGGGACATCAAGGGCCAGCGCCACGGCATTCCCGTACACGAGGCGCTCGGTGGTGCGAGCCGCACCGAGATCCGCGCCTACAACACCTGCGCAGGTTATGCCTACAACACGAAGAGCGCCAAGCGCCGCGAGATCGGCACTGAAGACACAGCGCTCGGCCCCTATGACGACCAGATCGCCTTCATGCGCGACGCCGGCGCGCTCGCCGAAAGCCTGGTGAGCGAAGGCTACGGCGCGATGAAGATCTGGCCGTTCGATCCCTTCGCCGCCAATGGCGGCCACTCGATCACGCTGACCGATCTCAAGAGCGGCCTCGAGCCGTTCCGCAAGATCCGCGCTGCCGTCGGCGACCGCATCGACATCATGTGCGAGCTGCACAGCCTGTGGGGGATGCACGCCGCCGAACGCATCTGCCGCGCGCTCGAAGATGTTGGCGTATTCTGGGTTGAGGATCCCCTCAACAAGATGGACGATGCACAGGCGCTAGCCGATCTGCGCCGCCGGGTGAAGACGCCGATCTGCGGCAGCGAGACGCTCGCGGGCGCAGCGAGCTTCCGCAACCTGCTCGCCGCGGACGCGCTCGACGTCGTCATGCTCGACATCGCCTGGTGCGGCGGCCTCAGCGAAGCGCGCAAGATCGCCGCGCTCGCGGAAGCCTACAACAAGCCGGTCGCGCCGCATGATTGCACCGGTCCGGTGGCGCTGATGGCGGGCCTTCATCTCGCGCTGCATGCGCCGACCGCGATCTTCCAGGAGGTCGTGCGCGCGACACTGTCGACCTGGTATCGCGACCTCGTGACGGAGCTTCCCGTCGTCAACAATGGCATGGTATCGGCGCCGCGCGCGCCCGGCCTCGGCCTTGCGCTCAACCCGGACTTGCGCGGGAGGCCGGACGCGACGGTACGCGAGTCCAAACTCGGCGCGTGA
- a CDS encoding IS5 family transposase yields the protein MWTDITRAQFAREELRLPSDLTDAEWVVLERLLPVRAKRGRRPKWSYRDIVEAVLYLLRGGLPWRMLPPTLFPPMTTVQYYFYQWRDSGLWQSINHALLMLAREAIGREASPTAGVIDSQSVKTTEGGGPRGYDAGKKIKGRKRHIVTDTQGLLVGAIVHAADVQDRDGAPDVLCSIRYRFPWLRHIFADGGYAGGKLKAVLGKIGRWTVEIIKRSDAAQGFEVLPRRWVVERTFAWLGRNRRLAKDFERTIESATAWLFLASVQLMTRRIAAIKTAMQF from the coding sequence ATGTGGACTGATATCACTCGGGCACAGTTTGCCCGAGAGGAGCTGCGTTTGCCAAGCGACTTGACGGATGCGGAATGGGTCGTGCTGGAGAGGTTGCTTCCTGTGCGGGCCAAGCGCGGGCGGCGCCCGAAATGGAGCTATCGGGACATCGTCGAGGCAGTGCTCTATCTGCTGCGCGGCGGGTTGCCGTGGCGCATGCTGCCGCCCACTCTGTTTCCACCAATGACCACGGTGCAGTACTATTTCTACCAATGGCGGGACAGCGGATTGTGGCAATCGATCAACCACGCACTCCTGATGCTGGCGCGCGAGGCGATCGGCCGGGAGGCCTCGCCGACGGCTGGTGTGATCGACAGCCAATCGGTCAAGACCACCGAAGGTGGCGGCCCTCGCGGCTACGACGCGGGGAAGAAGATCAAGGGTCGAAAGCGCCACATCGTCACCGACACCCAAGGGCTCCTGGTCGGCGCGATCGTTCACGCTGCCGACGTCCAGGATCGCGATGGCGCGCCAGATGTCCTGTGCAGCATTCGCTACCGCTTCCCCTGGCTGCGCCATATCTTCGCCGATGGCGGCTATGCCGGCGGAAAGCTCAAGGCGGTGCTGGGAAAGATCGGCCGGTGGACTGTCGAGATCATCAAGCGCTCCGATGCCGCACAGGGCTTCGAGGTGCTTCCGCGCCGCTGGGTGGTCGAACGAACCTTCGCCTGGCTCGGCCGCAACCGCAGATTGGCCAAGGACTTCGAGCGAACCATCGAAAGCGCAACTGCCTGGCTCTTCCTCGCCTCCGTCCAACTCATGACAAGGCGCATCGCAGCCATAAAAACAGCAATGCAATTTTGA
- a CDS encoding MFS transporter — protein MSAVVSAADVKRSRVRLFIVTMLFLVTTVNYADRATLSIAGPALSKELHLDPVAMGYIFSAFGWSYVIAQVPGGWLLDRYGSRVVYAFSIIVWSLFTLMQGWVGFLGAGTAITMLFALRFLVGIAEAPSFPANARIVAAWFPGNERGTASAFFNSGQYFATVIFAPLMGWIAHDYGWRYVFFVMGALGVVMGVVWIKTIYGPKEHPSINEAEFDYIKEGGALVDLDAPKDDQKDKRAPDSGPKWDHIRQLLANRMMLGIYLGQYCINTLTYFFLTWFPVYLVKERGLSILQAGFVATLPALCGFIGGVLGGIISDAILRKTGSLTMARKIPIVGGMLLSMAIIGCNYVDGQALVVGFMALAFFGKGIGALGWAVVSDTSPKEAGGVSGGLFNTFGNLSSITTPIVIGYIVAATGSFNGALVFVGVNALVAAIAYLVVVGQIQRVVLKHSS, from the coding sequence ATGAGCGCAGTGGTGTCCGCGGCGGACGTGAAGAGGTCCCGCGTCAGGCTGTTCATCGTGACCATGCTGTTCCTGGTCACTACGGTCAATTATGCCGACCGCGCCACGCTGTCGATCGCCGGCCCCGCGCTCTCCAAGGAGCTCCATCTCGATCCCGTCGCCATGGGCTACATCTTCTCGGCCTTCGGCTGGTCCTATGTGATCGCGCAGGTGCCGGGCGGCTGGCTGCTCGACCGCTACGGCTCGCGCGTCGTCTATGCCTTCAGCATCATCGTCTGGTCGCTGTTCACGCTGATGCAGGGCTGGGTCGGCTTCCTCGGTGCGGGAACCGCCATCACCATGCTGTTCGCGCTGCGCTTCCTGGTCGGCATTGCCGAAGCGCCCTCGTTCCCCGCCAACGCCCGCATCGTCGCGGCCTGGTTCCCGGGCAATGAGCGCGGCACCGCGTCGGCCTTCTTCAATTCAGGGCAGTATTTCGCGACCGTGATCTTCGCGCCGCTGATGGGCTGGATCGCCCATGATTACGGCTGGCGCTACGTGTTCTTCGTGATGGGCGCGCTCGGCGTCGTGATGGGCGTGGTCTGGATCAAGACCATCTACGGCCCGAAGGAGCACCCCTCCATCAACGAGGCCGAGTTCGACTACATCAAGGAAGGCGGCGCGCTGGTCGATCTCGACGCGCCCAAGGACGATCAGAAGGACAAGCGCGCGCCGGACTCGGGCCCGAAGTGGGATCACATCCGCCAGCTGCTCGCCAACCGCATGATGCTCGGGATCTATCTCGGCCAGTACTGCATCAACACGCTGACCTATTTCTTCCTGACCTGGTTCCCCGTGTATCTCGTCAAGGAGCGCGGCCTGTCGATCCTGCAAGCGGGGTTTGTCGCGACGCTGCCGGCCTTGTGCGGCTTCATCGGCGGCGTGCTCGGCGGCATCATCTCGGATGCGATCCTGCGCAAGACGGGCTCGCTGACCATGGCCCGCAAGATCCCGATCGTCGGCGGCATGCTGCTGTCGATGGCGATCATCGGCTGCAACTATGTCGACGGCCAGGCGCTGGTGGTCGGCTTCATGGCGCTCGCCTTCTTCGGCAAGGGCATCGGCGCGCTCGGCTGGGCGGTCGTCTCCGACACCTCACCCAAGGAAGCCGGTGGCGTCTCCGGCGGCCTGTTCAACACCTTCGGCAACCTCTCCTCGATCACCACCCCGATCGTGATCGGCTACATCGTGGCCGCAACCGGCTCATTCAACGGCGCCCTGGTCTTCGTCGGCGTCAACGCGCTGGTCGCCGCGATCGCCTACCTCGTCGTCGTCGGCCAGATCCAGCGGGTGGTGCTGAAGCATTCCTCCTGA
- a CDS encoding AraC family transcriptional regulator → MTQSNSYSTAGIDGQGSIEAWRQAMAEVYYRLDIKSAHTDRLRGELIDWQSDIMGVSNFRADAQRVIRRKEAAKADKTEDFVFLFPTRHAMRFQQRGREGLVMPGSVFLVNAAEAYVIDVPDASENITIKIDRERLAGRVAGIDDLCATADFTNPLLVPAITTLGEQVLKMQPSEHSARIEDCIIDMLCLMIECRDQRDNGALIRETLGTSLFNRISAYVRRNLADHALTPERAALDHRISVRYLHKIFQYHGTTFGQVLLEERLQQAHLLIVASGQKGTTNLGEVAWRCGFASQSHFSVSYKKRFGVPPRRTPLPGE, encoded by the coding sequence ATGACGCAGAGCAACTCATATTCGACTGCCGGAATAGACGGACAGGGAAGCATCGAGGCCTGGCGGCAGGCCATGGCCGAGGTCTATTACCGGCTCGACATCAAGTCGGCCCACACCGACCGGCTGCGCGGTGAATTGATCGACTGGCAGTCGGACATCATGGGCGTCTCCAATTTCCGCGCCGATGCGCAGCGCGTGATCCGGCGCAAGGAGGCGGCCAAGGCCGACAAGACCGAGGATTTCGTCTTCCTGTTTCCGACCCGCCACGCGATGCGCTTCCAACAGCGCGGCCGCGAGGGGCTGGTGATGCCGGGCAGCGTATTCCTCGTGAACGCCGCCGAGGCCTACGTGATCGACGTGCCTGACGCGTCGGAGAACATCACCATCAAGATCGATCGCGAGCGCCTCGCCGGCCGTGTCGCCGGCATCGACGATCTCTGCGCGACCGCCGACTTCACCAATCCGCTGCTGGTGCCCGCCATCACCACGCTCGGCGAGCAGGTGTTGAAGATGCAGCCGTCCGAGCACAGCGCGCGGATCGAGGACTGCATCATCGACATGCTCTGCCTGATGATCGAATGCCGCGATCAGCGCGACAACGGCGCGCTGATCCGGGAGACACTCGGCACCTCGCTGTTTAACCGCATCAGCGCCTATGTCCGGCGCAACCTCGCCGATCACGCCCTGACGCCCGAGCGCGCCGCGCTCGATCATCGCATCTCGGTCCGCTACCTGCACAAGATCTTCCAGTATCACGGCACGACCTTCGGACAGGTTTTGCTGGAGGAGCGGCTACAGCAGGCCCATCTGCTCATCGTCGCGAGCGGCCAGAAGGGAACCACCAATCTCGGCGAGGTCGCCTGGCGCTGCGGCTTCGCCAGCCAGTCGCATTTCTCCGTGAGCTACAAGAAGCGCTTCGGCGTCCCCCCGCGCCGGACGCCGCTGCCAGGGGAGTAG